Proteins encoded by one window of Ursus arctos isolate Adak ecotype North America unplaced genomic scaffold, UrsArc2.0 scaffold_22, whole genome shotgun sequence:
- the DCHS1 gene encoding protocadherin-16 isoform X2 produces MQSLRSGWAWSLAQSWSPSRNWTAPVMQKEAGTAPSCTGMQSSRPLPLVPLLLLLLLGAGVSGAWGQAGSLDLQIDEEQPAGTLIGDISAGLPPGTAAPPMYFISAQEGSGVGTDLAIDEHSGVVRTARVLDRERRDRYRFTAVTPDGATVEVTVRVADINDHAPAFPQARAALQIPEHTAFGTRYPLEPARDADAGRLGTQGYALSGDGAGQTFQLETRPGPDGAPVPELVVTGELDRENRSQYMLQLEAYDGGSPPRRAQALLDVTLLDINDHAPAFNQSRYHAVVSESLAPGSPVLQVYASDADAGANGAVTYEINRRQSEGDGPFSIDAHTGLLRLERPLDFEQRRVHELVVQARDGGAHPELGSAFVTVNVRDANDNQPSMTVIFLSADGSPRVSEAAPPGQLVARISVSDPDDGDFAHVNVSLEGGEGHFALSTQDSVIYLVCVARQLDREERDAYNLRVTATDSGSPPLRAEATFVLHVTDVNDNAPTFDRQLYRPEPLPEVALPGSFVVRVMARDPDQGSNGQVTYSLAPGAHTRWFSIDPTSGIITTTAALDYELEPQPQLIVVATDGGLPPLASSATVSVALQDVNDNEPQFQRTFYNASLPEGTQPGTCFLQVTATDADSGPFGLLSYSLGAGLGTSGSPPFRIDAHSGDVCTTRTLDRDQGPSSFDFTVTAVDGGGLKSMVYVKVFVSDENDNPPQFYPREYAASLSAQSTPGTAILRVRAHDPDQGPHGRLSYHILAGNNPPLFALDEHSGLLTVAWPLARRANSVVQLEIGAQDGGGLQAEPSARVNVSIVPGTPVPPVFEQLQYVFSVPEDVAPGTSVGIVQAHNPPGRLGSVTLALSGGDPRGLFSLDGASGLLQTLRPLDRELLGPVLELEVRAGSGVPPAFAVARVRVLLDDVNDNSPAFPAPEDTVLLPPNTAPGTPIYTLRALDPDAGINSRVTFTLLAGGGGAFTVDPTTGHVRLMGPLGPPGGPAHELELEARDGGSPPRTSHFRLRVVVQDLGTRGLAPHFDSPTYRVDLPSGTSPGTQVLQVQAQAPDGGPITYHLAADGPSNPFGLEPQSGWLWVRAALDREAQELYTLKVMAVSGSKAELGQQTGTATVRVSILNQNDHSPRLSEEPTFLAVAENQPPGTSVGRVFATDRDSGPNGRLTYSLRPLSEDSKAFRIHPQTGEMTTLQTLDRERQSSYQLLVQVQDGGSPPRSTTGTVHIAVLDLNDNSPSFLQASGAAGGGLPIQVPDRVPPGTLVTTLQAKDPDEGENGTILYTLTGPGSELFSLHPHSGELLTAAPLIRAERPHYVLTLSAHDQGSPPRSSSLQLLVQVLPSVRSAEPPPDPSEPDPAAPVPVVLTVTAAEGLQPGSLLGSVASPEPAGVGALTYTLVGGADPEGTFALDASTGRLYLARPLDFEAGPAWRALTVRAEGPGGAGARLLRVQVRVQDENEHAPAFARDPLALALPENPDPGAALYTFRASDADGPGPNSDVRYRLLRQEPPVPALRLDARTGALSAPRGLDRETTPALLLLVEATDRPANASRRRAARVSARVFVTDENDNAPVFASPSRVRIPEDQPPGPVALHVVARDPDLGEAARVSYRLAAGGDGYFRLHSSTGALSVVRSLDREQRAEHILTVVASDHGSPPRSATQLLTVSVADVNDEAPAFQQQEYSVLLRENSPPGTSLLTLRATDPDLGANGQVTYGGISGESFSLDPDTGVLTTLRALDREEQEEINLTVYARDRGSPPLLTHVTVRVAVEDENDHAPTFGSAHLSLEVPEGQDPQTLTVLRASDPDVGANGQLQYRILDGDPSGAFVLDLASGEFGTTRPLDREVEPAFQLRIEARDGGQPALSATLLVTVTVLDANDHAPAFPVPAYSVEVPEDAPAGTLLLQLQAHDPDAGANGRVTYYLGTGAAGAFLLEPSSGELRTATALDREQCPSYAFSVSAVDGAAAGPLSTTVPVTITVRDVNDHAPTFPTSPLRLRLPRPGPSLSTPTLALATLRAEDRDAGANASILYRLAGTPPPGTTVDSYTGEIRVTRSPVALGPRDRVLFVVATDLGRPARSATGVVIVGLQGESERGPRFPRTSSEAMLRENAPPGTPVVSPKAVHAGGSSGPITYSILSGNEKGTFAIQPSTGAITVRSAEGLDFEASPRLRLVLQAESGGAFAFSVLTLTLQDANDNAPRFLQPHYVAFLPESRPLEGPLLQVEADDLDQGPSGQISYSLAASQPARGLFHVDPATGTITTTAILDREIWAETRLVLMATDRGSPALVGSATLTVMVIDTNDNRPTIPQPWELQVSEDALLGSEIAQVTGNDVDSGPVLWYVLSPSGPQDPFSIGRYGGRLSLTGPLDFEQRDRYHLQLLAHDGPHEGRANLTVFVEDVNDNTPAFSQSLYQVTLLEHTPPGSAILSVSATDRDSGANGHISYHLASPAEGFSVDPNNGTLFTTVGTVAFGQEGPGVVDVVLEARDHGMPGRAARATVHVQLQDQNDHTPSFTLPHYRVAVTEDLPPGSTLLTLEATDADGSRTHATVDYSIVSGNRGRVFQLEPRLAETEEGSGLGPRALGCLVLLEPLDFESLTQYNLTVAAADRGQPPRSSAVPVTVTVLDVNDNPPVFSRASYRMAVPEDTPVGAELLHVEASDADPGPHGLVRFTLSSGDPSGLFELDESSGALRLARPLDCETQARHQLVVQAADPAGAHFALAPVTIEVQDVNDHGPIFPLSLLSTSLAENQPPGTLVTTLHAIDGDAGAFGRLRYSLLEAGPGFEGREAFALNSSTGELRARVAFDYEHTGSFQLLVGAADAGNLSASVTVSVLVTGEDEYDPVFLAPAFHFQVPEGARRGYSLGHVQATDEDGGADGLVLYSLAASSPYFGINQTTGALYLRVDSRAPGSGTGNSGSGGRTRREAPRELRLEVVARGPLPGSRSATVPVTVDITHTALGLAPDLNLLLVGAVAASLGVVVVLALAALVLGLVRARSRKAEAAPGPMSQAAPLASGSLQKLGREPPSPPPSEHLYHQTLPSYGGPGAGGPYPRGGSLDPSHSSGRGSAEAAEDDEIRMINEFPRVASVASSLAARGPDSGIQQDADGLSDTSCEPPAPDTWYKGRKAGLLLPGAGATLYREEGPPATATAFLGGCGLSPAPTGDYGFPADGKPCVAGALTAIVAGEEELRGSYNWDYLLSWCPQFQPLASVFTEIARLKDEARPCPPAPRIDPPPLITAVAHPGAKSVPPKPASTAATRAIFPPASHRSPISHEGSLSSAAMSPSFSPSLSPLAARSPVVSPFGVAQGPSASALSAESGLEPPDDTELHI; encoded by the exons ATGCAAAGCCTGAGATcaggctgggcctggagcctggcccAGAGCTGGAGCCCGAGTCGTAACTGGACTGCCCCTGTCATGCAGAAGGAGGCGGGCACTGCACCTTCCTGCACTGGCATGCAGAgctccaggcccctccccctagtaccgctgctgctgctgctgctgctgggggccgGGGTGTCAGGTGCCTGGGGTCAGGCCGGGAGCTTGGACCTACAGATTGATGAGGAGCAGCCGGCAGGCACACTGATTGGGGACATCAGTGCAGGGCTGCCACCAGGCACGGCAGCACCTCCCATGTACTTCATCTCCGCCCAAGAGGGCAGTGGGGTGGGCACAGACCTGGCCATCGATGAACACAGCGGAGTGGTCCGTACAGCCCGTGTCTTGGACCGCGAACGGCGAGATCGCTACCGATTCACGGCAGTCACTCCTGACGGTGCCACCGTAGAAGTGACTGTGCGAGTGGCTGACATCAATGACCATGCTCCGGCCTTCCCACAGGCTCGGGCTGCCCTGCAGATACCTGAGCATACAGCTTTTGGCACCCGCTACCCACTGGAGCCTGCTCGTGATGCAGATGCTGGCCGCCTAGGAACCCAGGGCTATGCACTGTCTGGTGATGGGGCTGGACAGACCTTCCAGCTGGAGACACGTCCTGGTCCAGATGGGGCCCCCGTGCCAGAACTGGTAGTTACTGGGGAGCTGGACCGAGAGAACCGCTCACAATACATGCTGCAACTGGAGGCCTACGATGGTGGTTCACCCCCCCGGAGGGCCCAGGCCCTGCTGGATGTGACACTGCTGGACATCAATGACCATGCCCCAGCTTTCAATCAGAGCCGCTATCATGCTGTGGTGTCTGAGAGCCTGGCGCCTGGCAGTCCCGTCTTGCAGGTGTATGCATCTGATGCCGATGCTGGTGCCAATGGGGCAGTGACTTATGAGATCAACCGGAGGCAGAGTGAGGGTGATGGGCCCTTCTCCATTGACGCACACACAGGACTGCTGCGGCTGGAGCGGCCACTGGACTTTGAGCAACGGCGGGTCCATGAACTGGTAGTGCAGGCGCGGGACGGTGGGGCTCACCCTGAGCTGGGCTCAGCCTTTGTGACTGTGAACGTGCGAGATGCCAATGACAATCAGCCCTCCATGACTGTCATCTTCCTGAGTGCAGACGGCTCCCCACGAGTGTCCGAGGCTGCCCCACCTGGCCAGCTTGTTGCTCGCATCTCTGTGTCAGACCCAGATGATGGTGACTTTGCTCATGTCAACGTTTCCCTGGAAGGTGGAGAGGGCCATTTTGCCCTAAGCACTCAGGACAGTGTCATCTACCTGGTGTGCGTGGCTCGGCAGCTGGATCGGGAGGAGCGGGATGCCTATAACTTGCGGGTTACCGCCACAGACTCGGGCTCACCCCCACTGCGGGCTGAGGCTACCTTTGTGCTACATGTCACTGATGTCAATGACAATGCGCCTACCTTTGACCGTCAACTCTACCGACCCGAGCCCCTTCCTGAAGTTGCGCTGCCTGGTAGCTTTGTGGTGCGAGTGATGGCCCGGGATCCTGACCAGGGCAGTAATGGTCAGGTCACCTATAGCCTGGCCCCTGGTGCCCACACCCGCTGGTTCTCCATCGACCCCACTTCAGGCATCATTACCACGACTGCCGCGCTGGACTATGAATTGGAACCTCAGCCACAGCTGATTGTGGTGGCCACAGATGGGGGCTTGCCTCCTCTTGCCTCGTCCGCCACAGTCAGTGTGGCCCTGCAAGATGTGAATGATAATGAGCCCCAGTTCCAGAGGACTTTCTACAATGCCTCGCTGCCTGAGGGCACCCAGCCTGGAACCTGCTTCCTGCAG GTGACAGCCACAGATGCAGACAGTGGTCCATTTGGCCTCCTCTCCTATTCCTTGGGTGCCGGACTTGGCACCTCAGGGTCTCCCCCATTCCGCATCGATGCCCACAGTGGTGATGTGTGCACGACCCGGACCCTGGACCGAGATCAAGGGCCCTCAAGCTTCGACTTCACAGTGACAGCTGTGGATGGG GGAGGCCTCAAGTCCATGGTATACGTGAAGGTGTTTGTGTCAGACGAGAATGACAACCCGCCGCAGTTTTACCCACGGGAATATGCTGCCAGTCTGAGTGCACAGAGTACGCCAGGCACAGCTATACTGAGGGTGCGTGCCCATGACCCTGATCAGGGGCCCCACGGGCGACTCTCCTACCACATCCTGGCTGGCAATAACCCCCCACTCTTTGCCTTGGATGAGCACTCAG GGCTGTTGACAGTAGCCTGGCCCTTGGCCAGACGGGCCAACTCTGTGGTGCAGCTGGAGATTGGGGCTCAGGATGGAGGTGGCCTGCAGGCAGAGCCCAGTGCCCGAGTCAACGTCAGCATTGTGCCTGGAACCCCTGTGCCGCCAGTGTTTGAGCAATTACAGTATGTCTTCTCTGTACCAGAGGATGTGGCACCAGGCACCAGCGTGGGCATAGTCCAGGCACACAATCCACCAG GTCGCTTGGGGTCTGTGACCCTTGCCCTATCAGGCGGGGATCCCCGAGGACTCTTCTCCTTAGATGGGGCCTCAGGGCTTTTACAAACACTCCGCCCTCTCGACCGCGAGCTACTGGGACCAGTGCTGGAGCTGGAGGTGCGGGCAGGCAGTGGAGTGCCCCCGGCTTTTGCTGTAGCTCGGGTGCGTGTGCTGCTGGATGACGTGAATGACAactcccctgccttccctgcaCCTGAAGACACGGTGTTGCTGCCACCAAACACTGCCCCAGGGACCCCCATCTATACACTTCGGGCTCTGGACCCTGACGCAGGCATTAACAGTCGGGTCACCTTTACCCTGCttgctgggggtggtggggccTTCACTGTGGACCCCACCACAGGCCATGTACGGCTTATGGGACCTCTGGGGCCCCCAGGGGGGCCAGCCCATGAGTTGGAGCTGGAGGCCCGGGATGGAGGCTCCCCACCCCGCACCAGCCACTTTCGACTACGGGTGGTGGTACAGGACTTGGGGACCCGTGGGCTGGCTCCTCATTTTGACAGCCCTACCTACCGTGTCGACCTGCCCTCGGGCACCAGCCCCGGAACTCAGGTCCTGCAAGTGCAAGCTCAAGCACCAGATGGGGGCCCCATCACCTACCATCTTGCAGCAGATGGGCCAAGTAACCCCTTTGGCCTGGAACCACAGAGTGGTTGGCTATGGGTGCGAGCAGCACTGGACCGCGAGGCCCAGGAGTTGTACACACTGAAGGTAATGGCAGTGTCTGGGTCCAAAGCTGAGTTGGGGCAGCAGACAGGCACAGCCACCGTGAGGGTCAGCATCCTCAACCAGAATGACCACAGTCCCCGCTTGTCTGAGGAGCCCACCTTCCTGGCTGTGGCTGAGAACCAGCCCCCAGGGACCAGCGTGGGCCGGGTCTTTGCCACTGACCGAGACTCAGGACCCAATGGACGTCTGACCTACAGCCTGCGACCGCTGTCAGAAGACAGCAAGGCCTTCCGCATCCACCCCCAGACTG GAGAAATGACCACACTCCAAACCCTGGACCGAGAGCGGCAGAGCAGCTACCAGCTCCTGGTGCAGGTGCAGGATGGGGGCAGCCCACCCCGTAGTACCACAGGCACCGTGCACATCGCAGTACTCGACCTCAACGACAACAGCCCCAGCTTCCTGCAAGCTTCCGGGGCTGCTGGCGGGGGCCTCCCAATACAG GTACCAGATCGAGTGCCTCCAGGAACACTGGTGACGACTCTGCAGGCCAAGGATCCAGACGAAGGGGAGAACGGCACTATCCTGTACACGCTAACTG GTCCTGGCTCAGAGCTCTTCTCTCTTCACCCTCACTCGGGGGAGCTGCTCACTGCAGCACCCCTTATCCGAGCAGAGCGGCCACACTATGTACTGACTTTGAGTGCTCACGACCAAGGCAGCCCCCCTCGGAGCTCCAGCCTCCAGCTGCTGGTGCAG GTGCTTCCCTCAGTTCGCTCAGCGGAGCCCCCACCGGATCCCTCAGAGCCAGACCCAGCGGCTCCAGTGCCCGTTGTGCTGACGGTGACGGCGGCGGAAGGGCTGCAGCCCGGctccctgttgggctctgtggcGTCGCCAGAGCCGGCGGGGGTGGGCGCACTCACCTACACGTTGGTGGGCGGCGCCGACCCGGAGGGCACCTTCGCGCTGGACGCTTCCACAGGGCGCTTGTACCTGGCGCGGCCCCTGGACTTCGAGGCGGGCCCGGCGTGGCGCGCTCTCACTGTGCGCGCTGAGGGCCCGGGAGGCGCAGGTGCGCGACTGCTGCGCGTGCAGGTGCGCGTGCAGGACGAGAACGAGCACGCGCCAGCCTTCGCGCGCGATCCGCTGGCGCTAGCGCTGCCAGAGAACCCGGATCCTGGCGCGGCGCTGTATACCTTCCGCGCGTCGGACGCAGACGGCCCGGGCCCTAACAGCGACGTACGCTACCGCCTGCTGCGCCAGGAGCCGCCCGTGCCTGCGCTTCGCCTGGACGCGCGCACCGGGGCGCTCAGCGCGCCACGAGGCCTGGACCGGGAGACCACACCCGCCCTGCTGCTCCTCGTGGAAGCCACGGACCGGCCCGCCAACGCCAGCCGCCGCCGCGCAGCGCGCGTCTCCGCGCGCGTCTTTGTCACGGATGAGAATGACAACGCGCCCGTCTTCGCCTCCCCCTCACGTGTGCGCATCCCCGAGGATCAGCCGCCCGGGCCGGTGGCGCTGCACGTGGTAGCGCGTGACCCGGACTTGGGCGAAGCCGCACGCGTGTCCTATCGCCTGGCAGCTGGCGGGGACGGCTACTTCCGGCTACACTCCAGCACCG GAGCACTGTCGGTGGTGCGGTCCCTGGACCGGGAACAGCGAGCTGAGCACATACTGACCGTGGTGGCCTCCGACCACGGCTCCCCGCCGCGCTCAGCCACGCAGCTCCTCACTGTCAGTGTCGCTGACGTCAACGACGAGGCACCCGCTTTCCAGCAGCAGGAGTACAGCGTCCTCTTGCGTGAGAACAGCCCGCCTGGCACTTCTCTGCTCACTCTGCGGGCAACTGATCCAGACCTGG GGGCCAATGGGCAAGTGACTTATGGAGGCATCTCTGGCGAAAGCTTCTCCCTGGATCCAGACACGGGAGTTCTCACAACTCTTCGGGCCCTGGATCGGGAGGAGCAAGAGGAAATCAATCTGACAG TGTATGCCCGGGACAGGGGCTCACCCCCACTGCTGACCCATGTCACAGTGCGAGTGGCTGTAGAGGATGAGAATGACCATGCCCCAACCTTTGGGAGCGCCCACCTCTCCCTGGAGGTGCCCGAGGGCCAGGACCCCCAGACCCTTACGGTGCTGCGGGCCTCTGACCCAGACGTGGGAGCCAACGGGCAGCTGCAGTACCGCATCCTGG ATGGGGATCCATCAGGAGCCTTTGTCCTAGACCTAGCTTCTGGGGAGTTTGGCACCACGAGGCCACTAGACCGAGAGGTGGAGCCAGCATTCCAATTGCGGATAGAGGCCCGGGATGGAGGCCAGCCAGCTCTCAGTGCTACTCTGCTTGTGACAGTGACAGTGCTGGATGCCAATGACCATGCCCCAGCCTTCCCTGTGCCTGCCTACTCTGTGGAGGTGCCTGAGGATGCACCTGCAGGGACCCTGTTGCTGCAGCTACAGGCTCATGACCCTGATGCTGGGGCCAATGGCCGTGTGACCTACTACCTGGGTACAGGTGCAGCGGGAGCCTTCCTGCTGGAGCCCAGCTCCGGGGAATTACGCACAGCCACAGCCCTAGACAGAGAGCAGTGTCCCAGCTATGCCTTTTCTGTGAGTGCTGTGGATGGTGCAGCTGCTGGGCCCCTGAGCACCACGGTACCTGTCACCATCACCGTGCGTGATGTCAATGACCACGCACCCACCTTCCCCACCAGTCCCCTGAGGCTGCGCCTGCCCCGCCCAGGCCCCAGCCTCAGCACCCCAACCCTGGCTCTGGCCACTCTGCGAGCTGAAGACCGTGATGCTGGTGCTAATGCCTCCATCCTGTACCGGCTGGCAGGCACGCCACCTCCTGGCACCACCGTGGACTCTTACACTGGTGAAATACGTGTGACCCGCTCACCTGTAGCCCTGGGCCCCCGCGATCGTGTTCTCTTCGTCGTGGCCACCGACCTCGGCCGTCCAGCTCGCTCTGCCACTGGTGTGGTCATTGTTGGGCTGCAGGGGGAGTCCGAGCGTGGACCCCGCTTTCCTCGCACTAGTAGTGAAGCCATGCTCCGTGAGAATGCGCCCCCAG GGACTCCCGTTGTCTCCCCTAAGGCTGTCCATGCAGGGGGCTCAAGTGGACCAATCACCTACAGCATTCTCAGTGGGAATGAGAAAGGGACATTTGCCATCCAGCCTAGTACAG GAGCCATCACAGTTCGCTCAGCAGAGGGGCTGGACTTCGAGGCCAGCCCACGACTCCGACTGGTGCTGCAAGCAGAGAGTGGGGGAGCCTTTGCCTTCTCCGTACTGACGCTAACCCTGCAAGATGCCAACGATAATGCTCCCCGCTTCCTGCAGCCCCACTACGTGGCCTTCCTGCCTGAGTCCAGGCCATTGGAGGGACCCCTGCTGCAG GTGGAAGCAGATGACCTGGACCAAGGCCCCAGTGGACAGATCTCCTACAGCCTGGCCGCATCCCAGCCAGCACGGGGACTGTTCCATGTAGACCCAGCCACAGGCACTATTACTACCACAGCCATCCTGGACCGTGAGATCTGGGCTGAAACACG GCTGGTACTGATGGCCACAGACAGAGGAAGCCCAGCCCTGGTGGGCTCAGCTACCCTGACGGTGATGGTCATCGACACCAATGATAATCGCCCCACCATCCCCCAGCCCTGGGAGCTCCAAGTGTCAGAAG ATGCACTATTGGGCTCAGAGATTGCACAGGTAACAGGGAATGATGTGGACTCAGGACCGGTGCTGTGGTATGTGCTGAGCCCATCTGGACCCCAGGATCCCTTCAGCATAGGTCGCTATGGAGGCCGCCTCTCCCTCACGGGCCCCCTGGACTTTGAGCAACGTGACCGCTACCACCTGCAGCTGCTGGCGCATGATGGGCCTCATGAGGGCCGTGCTAACCTCACAGTGTTTGTGGAGGATGTCAATGACAACACACCTGCTTTCTCGCAGAGCCTCTACCAG GTGACACTGCTTGAACACACACCTCCAGGCAGTGCCATTCTCTCCGTCTCTGCCACTGACCGGGATTCAGGTGCCAATGGTCACATTTCCTACCATCTGGCTTCCCCTGCTGAGGGCTTCAGTGTTGACCCCAACAATG GGACCTTGTTCACAACAGTGGGAACAGTAGCCTTTGGCCAGGAGGGGCCAGGAGTGGTGGACGTGGTGCTGGAAGCACGAGATCATGGGATGCCAGGCCGGGCAGCACGAGCCACAGTGCATGTGCAGCTGCAGGACCAGAATGATCACACCCCTAGCTTCACGTTGCCACACTACCGTGTGGCTGTGACTGAGGATCTGCCCCCTGGTTCCACGCTGCTCACCCTGGAGGCCACGGATGCCGATGGAAGCCGCACCCATGCCACCGTGGACTATAGCATCGTCAGTGGCAACCGCGGCCGAGTCTTCCAGCTGGAACCCCGGCTGGCTGAAACTGAGGAAGGTAGTGGACTAGGCCCCCGGGCACTGGGCTGCCTGGTGTTGCTTGAACCTCTAGACTTTGAAAGCCTAACCCAGTACAACTTAACTGTGGCTGCAGCTGACCGGGGGCAGCCCCCTCGCAGTTCAGCCGTGCCTGTCACCGTCACTGTGCTGGATGTCAATGACAACCCCCCTGTCTTCTCTCGAGCGTCCTACCGCATGGCAGTTCCTGAGGACACACCAGTTGGAGCTGAGCTGCTGCATGTAGAGGCCTCTGATGCTGACCCAGGCCCTCATGGCCTTGTGCGTTTCACCCTTAGCTCAGGCGACCCTTCTGGGCTCTTTGAACTGGATGAGAGCTCAGGTGCCTTGCGACTCGCCCGCCCCTTGGACTGTGAGACCCAGGCTCGGCATCAGCTTGTAGTGCAGGCTGCCGACCCTGCTGGGGCACACTTTGCTCTGGCACCAGTGACCATCGAGGTCCAGGATGTGAATGACCATGGCCCCATCTTCCCGCTGAGTTTGCTCAGCACCAGCCTGGCAGAGAACCAGCCTCCAGGCACTCTTGTGACCACTCTGCATGCGATTGATGGGGATGCTGGGGCTTTCGGGAGGCTCCGTTACAGCCTGTTGGAGGCCGGGCCAGGGTTCGAGGGCCGCGAGGCATTTGCACTGAACAGCTCAACAGGGGAGTTGCGGGCACGCGTGGCCTTTGACTATGAACACACAGGAAGCTTCCAGCTGCTGGTGGGTGCTGCCGATGCTGGGAATCTCTCAGCCTCGGTCACTGTGTCAGTGCTGGTGACAGGGGAGGATGAGTATGACCCGGTATTCCTGGCTCCAGCTTTCCACTTCCAAGTGCCAGAAGGTGCCCGGCGTGGCTATAGCCTGGGTCATGTGCAGGCCACAGATGAGGATGGAGGAGCCGATGGCCTGGTGCTCTATTCCCTTGCCGCCTCTTCCCCCTATTTTGGTATCAACCAGACTACAGGTGCCCTGTACCTTCGAGTGGACAGCCGGGCACCAGGCAGTGGAACAGGCAATTCTGGGAGTGGAGGCCGGACACGGCGTGAGGCACCACGGGAGCTGAGGCTGGAGGTGGTGGCACGGGGACCTCTGCCTGGTTCCCGGAGTGCCACGGTGCCTGTGACTGTGGATATCACCCACACTGCACTAGGCCTGGCACCTGACCTCAACCTGCTATTGGTGGGGGCTGTGGCAGCCTCCCTGGGAGTTGTGGTGGTGCTTGCACTGGCAGCCCTGGTCCTGGGGCTGGTGCGGGCCCGTAGCCGCAAGGCTGAGGCAGCACCTGGTCCGATGTCACAGGCTGCACCCCTGGCCAGTGGCTCTCTGCAAAAGCTAGGCCGAGAGCCACCCAGCCCACCGCCCTCAGAGCACCTTTATCACCAGACTCTCCCCAGCTATGGTGGGCCAGGAGCTGGAGGACCCTACCCCCGAGGTGGCTCCTTGGACCCTTCACACTCCAGTGGCCGAGGCTCAGCAGAGGCTGCAGAGGATGACGAGATCCGCATGATCAATGAGTTCCCACGTGTGGCCAGTGTGGCTTCTTCCTTGGCTGCCCGTGGCCCCGACTCAGGCATCCAGCAGGATGCAGATGGACTGAGTGACACATCCTGCGAGCCACCTGCCCCTGACACCTGGTATAAGGGCCGCAAGGCAGGGCTGCTGCTGCCAGGTGCAGGAGCCACTCTGTACCGAGAAGAGGGCCCACCAGCCACGGCCACAGCCTTCCTGGGGGGCTGTGGCCTGAGCCCTGCACCCACCGGGGACTATGGCTTCCCAGCAGATGGCAAGCCATGTGTGGCAGGTGCACTGACAGCCATTGTGGCTGGTGAGGAGGAGCTCCGTGGCAGCTATAACTGGGACTACCTGCTGAGCTGGTGCCCTCAGTTCCAGCCGCTGGCCAGTGTCTTCACAGAGATTGCTCGGCTCAAGGATGAAGCTCGGCCATGTCCCCCGGCTCCTCGTATTGACCCACCGCCCCTCATCACTGCTGTGGCCCACCCAGGAGCCAAGTCTGTGCCCCCTAAGCCAGCCAGCACGGCAGCAACGCGGGCCATCTTCCCACCAGCCTCTCACCGCTCCCCCATCAGCCACGAAGGCTCCCTATCCTCAGCTGCCATGTCTCCCAGCTTCTCACCCTCACTGTCTCCTCTGGCTGCTCGCTCACCTGTTGTCTCGCCATTTGGGGTGGCCCAGGGCCCCTCAGCCTCAGCACTCAGCGCGGAGTCCGGCCTGGAGCCACCCGATGACACAGAGCTGCACATCTAG